The Endozoicomonas montiporae CL-33 genome contains a region encoding:
- the nrdB gene encoding class Ia ribonucleoside-diphosphate reductase subunit beta: MSYTTFNQELFNATEEPMFFGRNVNVSRYDVQKHPIFEKLIEKQLSFFWRPEEVDLSTDRSDFAALPEHEKHIFLSNLKYQTLLDSIQGRSPNVALLPIASLPELETWLETWAFSETIHSRSYTHIIRNILAEPSAVFDDIVTNNAIVQRATDITRYYDDLIEGVNQYNLLGEGEHRINGETVHVSVSDLKRRLYLTIVSINVLEAIRFYVSFACSFAFAERSTMEGNAKIIKLIARDEALHLTGTQHMLQIMAEGKDDPEMAQIAASLQSEAREIFIEAARQEKEWAEYLFQDGSMIGLNKDILSQYVEYITNQRMSAIGMEPAFAPIQNPLPWMNSWLNSDNVQVAPQEVEVSSYLVGQIDSDVGSEDFSNFSL; the protein is encoded by the coding sequence ATGAGCTACACCACATTCAATCAGGAATTGTTTAACGCGACGGAAGAACCCATGTTCTTTGGCCGTAACGTCAACGTCTCCCGCTACGATGTACAGAAGCACCCGATCTTCGAAAAGCTGATTGAAAAACAACTGTCGTTTTTCTGGCGGCCGGAAGAGGTTGACCTGTCCACAGACCGCAGTGATTTTGCCGCGCTGCCCGAGCATGAAAAACATATTTTCCTGAGCAACCTGAAGTACCAGACACTGCTGGATTCTATTCAGGGGCGCTCACCCAATGTAGCCCTGCTGCCCATTGCCTCGTTGCCGGAACTGGAAACCTGGCTGGAAACCTGGGCGTTCAGTGAAACCATTCATTCACGTTCGTACACGCACATCATTCGCAACATCCTCGCCGAACCTTCTGCCGTGTTTGATGACATTGTGACCAACAATGCCATCGTCCAGCGAGCCACCGACATCACCCGTTATTACGATGACCTGATTGAAGGGGTTAACCAGTACAACCTGCTGGGCGAAGGTGAACACCGGATCAATGGAGAGACAGTCCATGTCTCGGTCAGTGACCTGAAAAGAAGGCTTTACCTGACGATCGTGTCGATCAATGTACTGGAAGCCATTCGTTTCTACGTCAGCTTTGCCTGTAGCTTTGCATTTGCAGAACGCTCCACCATGGAAGGCAATGCCAAGATCATCAAACTGATCGCCCGGGATGAAGCCCTGCACCTCACCGGCACCCAGCACATGCTGCAGATCATGGCCGAAGGCAAAGACGATCCGGAAATGGCACAGATAGCGGCGTCTCTGCAAAGCGAAGCACGGGAAATCTTTATCGAGGCGGCCAGACAGGAAAAAGAATGGGCTGAATACCTGTTTCAGGACGGTTCCATGATCGGACTGAATAAAGACATACTCAGCCAGTATGTTGAATACATCACCAACCAGCGTATGTCGGCGATAGGCATGGAACCGGCTTTTGCACCTATTCAGAATCCGCTGCCATGGATGAACAGCTGGCTGAACAGCGACAATGTACAGGTAGCACCGCAGGAAGTAGAAGTCAGCTCTTATCTGGTAGGGCAGATAGACAGCGATGTGGGTTCAGAAGACTTCAGTAATTTCTCACTGTAA
- the yfaE gene encoding class I ribonucleotide reductase maintenance protein YfaE: MANIIKIMEGFSFIPRSELNLLEALESQKVEVEYQCREGFCGSCQVQLLEGEVEYTSEPIAFIPEGRILPCCCHAKSDLTIEIPGGCRMKKTSQ; this comes from the coding sequence TTGGCCAACATCATCAAGATAATGGAAGGGTTCAGCTTTATTCCCAGAAGCGAGCTGAACCTGCTGGAAGCCCTGGAGTCTCAGAAAGTCGAAGTCGAATACCAATGTCGGGAAGGGTTTTGTGGCAGCTGTCAGGTGCAGCTGCTGGAAGGTGAAGTGGAATACACCAGCGAGCCTATCGCCTTTATTCCTGAAGGCCGGATTCTTCCCTGCTGCTGCCATGCCAAAAGTGACCTGACTATTGAAATCCCGGGTGGCTGCCGCATGAAAAAGACATCACAATGA
- a CDS encoding extracellular solute-binding protein gives MHLPLTVFFLALTFIQTTKAKPVSSTTTKTTISHEFTLIGKSKYPADFTHFDYVNPEAPKGGTLKLATNLNFDSLNPFNNRGTAPPYIHDTHARLMVRSADENYSLYGYVAEQVEYPDDFSWVIFHINPNAKFSDGTSITANDVTFTLNRLKTEASPFFKNLYKSTSAEVLSPQKVRFTFATPGPKAIALSAYMPVLSEHYWSNRSLDDRLTEAPVSSGPLRPGKFIKGQTIIYERVKDHWAAGLPVNKGRYNFDAVRVDVYRDQHAAAEAFKAGLYDLRYEQDASQWPVNKKKPDKNKRAIGHITLSLQYPPAMAGLVFNTRLEKFRDLRVRKALTLLFDFEWINQKLLHSNYQRTVSFFSYTTLQATEPPDKKELDLLQPVKAQLNDSMLGDPEQPPVTRGNGDNRDNQRKALQLLKEAGWVLNKGVMKHQKTGEALTMTILGDDHSQERLLVPFRKILGKIGIDLDIQTVDKSQFRKRVRQFDFDIANWHFWHSLFPGSELMHSFSSKTAQQPGSGNIAGIQHPAIDYLLDKLVNCQSYNELIPAGRALDRILRSQYYLIPKWHTRQLHVLYWNHIDKPDQKGIYWHSHNDWWSLPR, from the coding sequence ATGCACCTTCCGCTTACTGTCTTTTTTCTGGCACTCACTTTCATTCAGACAACAAAAGCTAAGCCTGTCAGTTCAACGACAACTAAAACCACCATAAGCCACGAGTTCACTCTGATTGGCAAGAGCAAATACCCGGCGGACTTTACCCATTTTGATTATGTAAATCCGGAAGCCCCCAAGGGCGGGACACTGAAGCTGGCCACAAACCTCAACTTTGATTCCTTAAATCCCTTTAACAATCGAGGTACAGCCCCGCCCTACATCCACGACACCCATGCGCGCCTGATGGTTCGTTCAGCCGACGAAAATTACTCTTTATACGGTTATGTTGCGGAACAAGTGGAATATCCTGACGATTTCAGCTGGGTAATTTTTCACATCAACCCCAACGCAAAATTTTCCGACGGAACAAGCATTACAGCCAATGATGTTACCTTTACACTGAATCGCCTGAAAACAGAAGCATCCCCATTTTTCAAAAATCTGTATAAAAGTACCTCAGCTGAAGTTCTTTCCCCTCAAAAGGTTCGCTTTACCTTTGCCACACCCGGCCCCAAAGCCATCGCCCTTTCTGCCTACATGCCGGTTTTGTCGGAACATTACTGGAGTAACCGCTCACTGGATGACCGCTTAACAGAGGCGCCTGTCAGCAGTGGTCCACTGCGTCCGGGTAAATTTATCAAAGGGCAGACCATTATTTACGAAAGAGTCAAAGATCACTGGGCCGCCGGTCTCCCTGTAAATAAGGGTCGTTATAATTTCGATGCCGTCCGGGTTGATGTGTATCGTGATCAGCACGCAGCGGCTGAAGCTTTCAAGGCCGGACTCTATGACCTTCGTTACGAACAGGATGCCAGCCAGTGGCCAGTGAACAAAAAGAAACCGGACAAAAACAAACGAGCAATTGGGCACATCACGCTGTCACTGCAATACCCGCCCGCTATGGCGGGTCTGGTCTTTAACACCCGCCTCGAAAAGTTCAGGGATTTACGGGTTCGAAAAGCCTTAACGCTGTTATTCGACTTTGAGTGGATCAACCAGAAACTCCTGCATTCAAACTACCAGCGAACCGTCAGTTTTTTCAGCTATACCACTCTGCAGGCCACCGAACCACCTGACAAAAAAGAACTCGACCTTCTTCAACCGGTAAAAGCACAATTAAATGACTCGATGTTGGGTGATCCGGAACAACCCCCGGTAACCCGCGGCAATGGCGACAACCGGGACAACCAGCGCAAAGCCCTGCAACTACTGAAAGAAGCGGGCTGGGTACTCAATAAAGGCGTGATGAAACACCAGAAAACCGGCGAGGCACTTACCATGACGATTCTTGGCGATGATCATTCCCAGGAACGACTGCTCGTGCCTTTCAGGAAAATACTGGGCAAAATCGGGATTGATCTGGATATTCAAACCGTTGATAAAAGCCAGTTTCGAAAACGCGTCAGGCAGTTTGATTTTGATATTGCCAACTGGCACTTCTGGCATTCACTGTTTCCCGGCTCCGAACTGATGCACTCCTTCAGCAGCAAAACAGCACAGCAACCCGGCAGCGGCAATATTGCCGGCATTCAACACCCGGCCATCGACTATTTGTTGGACAAACTGGTTAACTGTCAGAGCTACAACGAACTGATTCCGGCAGGAAGAGCTCTGGATCGGATCCTGCGCAGCCAGTATTACCTGATTCCCAAGTGGCACACCCGTCAGCTGCACGTGTTGTACTGGAATCATATCGACAAACCGGATCAGAAGGGCATCTACTGGCATTCGCATAATGACTGGTGGTCACTGCCCAGATAA
- the budA gene encoding acetolactate decarboxylase, whose amino-acid sequence MNNPFRVLPCYLKFSFLLLVFTAGCTSAAEDCLFQYSTINALLEGYFHGDMTYKKLQRKGDFGIGTFNHLDGEMLALDGFFYQIKADGKAYPVSPETRTPFAMVSFFRSEREATVPAKLTYPELEKFLDNKIDGSQLIYAIRIEGEFKQLKLRSIPAQKPPYKRLADVQAKDQVVFRHQNAKGTLVGYRFPSFMGNLNVSGYHFHFIDDKRQFGGHVMELEIITGLAKLDSLSSFKMKLPRDKAFSDLTLDKADKAELKKIEKGS is encoded by the coding sequence ATGAACAACCCATTCCGCGTCTTACCTTGTTACCTCAAGTTCAGTTTTTTACTGCTGGTTTTCACCGCAGGATGTACCAGTGCTGCTGAAGATTGCCTGTTTCAGTATTCAACCATCAACGCCCTGCTGGAAGGGTACTTTCATGGTGATATGACCTATAAAAAGCTACAGCGGAAAGGTGATTTTGGAATCGGAACCTTCAACCATCTGGATGGCGAGATGCTGGCACTCGACGGTTTCTTCTACCAGATTAAAGCGGACGGCAAAGCTTATCCTGTCTCTCCGGAAACCAGAACGCCCTTTGCCATGGTGTCATTCTTCCGAAGTGAACGGGAAGCAACCGTTCCAGCCAAACTGACTTACCCGGAACTGGAAAAGTTTCTGGATAACAAAATCGATGGCTCCCAATTGATTTACGCGATTCGCATTGAAGGCGAATTCAAGCAGCTAAAACTTCGCAGTATTCCTGCCCAAAAACCACCCTATAAGCGACTGGCTGATGTTCAGGCAAAGGATCAGGTAGTATTCAGGCATCAGAACGCCAAGGGAACTCTGGTCGGCTATCGTTTCCCATCCTTCATGGGCAACCTGAACGTGTCCGGTTATCACTTCCACTTTATTGATGATAAACGGCAGTTTGGTGGACATGTGATGGAACTTGAGATCATCACCGGGCTGGCAAAGCTGGATTCGCTGTCTAGTTTCAAAATGAAACTTCCCAGAGACAAAGCGTTTTCTGACCTCACCCTCGACAAGGCTGATAAAGCCGAACTGAAGAAAATTGAAAAAGGATCGTAA
- a CDS encoding bile acid:sodium symporter family protein, with protein sequence MSPLLAIIMFAMGLTLTIADLREALTDPRPLIMGVCLQFILMPVLAFSISQALSLPSELLVGMMLVGTAPGGTASNVLAYLAGGRVALSIGMTTLSTLMAVFVMPFLCSVYLSTVIKVDQVGMLISILKIVILPVAGGVLLNALCPKLINRIKPCLPSIAVIGICSAITLVIAMNADALASLSAIVVVAVLLHNTLGLISGYVSARLCGMDIPTARTVAIEVGTQNTGLAAALAFKHFTVLAALPGAIFSMTQNILGALLASYWSAKPPKNRKPLTD encoded by the coding sequence ATGTCACCTCTTCTGGCGATCATCATGTTTGCCATGGGGCTGACACTGACAATTGCAGACCTGCGTGAAGCCCTGACCGATCCCCGCCCTCTGATCATGGGCGTGTGCCTGCAATTCATTCTGATGCCTGTTCTGGCGTTCAGCATCAGTCAGGCTCTTTCGCTACCGTCAGAACTTCTGGTAGGGATGATGCTCGTAGGCACAGCACCGGGCGGCACCGCTTCCAATGTGCTGGCTTACCTGGCAGGTGGTCGGGTTGCCTTGTCCATTGGCATGACCACACTGTCTACATTGATGGCAGTGTTTGTCATGCCTTTTCTGTGCTCGGTCTATTTAAGTACGGTCATTAAGGTGGATCAGGTGGGGATGTTAATCAGTATTCTGAAAATCGTTATTCTGCCTGTGGCTGGCGGTGTTCTGCTGAATGCCCTGTGCCCAAAGCTGATCAATCGCATCAAGCCTTGCCTGCCATCAATTGCCGTTATCGGCATTTGTTCAGCTATCACGCTGGTGATTGCCATGAATGCTGATGCACTGGCCAGCCTGTCGGCGATTGTCGTTGTAGCAGTGCTGTTGCACAACACTCTGGGGTTGATATCCGGTTATGTCTCTGCACGCTTGTGTGGAATGGATATACCCACTGCACGAACCGTGGCCATTGAAGTCGGTACACAAAATACCGGCCTTGCTGCAGCACTGGCCTTTAAACACTTTACGGTTCTGGCTGCGTTGCCCGGGGCAATATTCAGCATGACCCAGAATATTCTGGGCGCTCTGCTGGCCAGCTACTGGTCTGCAAAACCACCGAAAAACAGGAAACCCTTGACCGACTGA